The sequence TCTATGATTCCGGGTGTTTTTGGGTATATAGACCATTACAGCAAGACAGTTACCAACGGCCTAAAAACACATAATGCCCCTATTTACCTGTTGGGAGAGATAAAACACCAATTTAAAGGTTCGGAATATGCCCAGCTAAGCAAACAGCTGGGGAAAAACCTGCCAAATCTATCCCCTAGCCAGGCAGCCGGATTGGAACATGCCGCCATAAAGGGGGCAGAAAAAGGGTATTGGGAAAGCGCCAAGCTCATAGGTAAGGGGGGTATGGCAGCAGCCCTGGCTGATATGATCATAAAAGGTAGAGACAAAACCGGGGCCAGGATAGATATAGGTGCTATTTTTAGCCTGGATAGAATTGATTATCTGCTGCTTAGCGAGTCATTGGCAGCATTGGTAGTAGCCAAGCCGGGAAAAGGGGAAGAAATTAAAGAACTTTGTGCCCAATACCAGGTAAAAATTACAGAGATAGGCACTACCACCCCTGACGGTAATTTAAGTTTCTTTAAAAGCGGCCAGCCCGTGCTGGACATACACTATGATGAACTGGCCGCAGCATATATTAAGGACTAAAAATATTTATAGGACTTACAGGAGCTGGAAGCAATGGTTGGAAATGATAAAAGAATAAAACTGGATGAGCTTAGCCTGGAAGGGAAGGTTTCTTTAATAACAGGAGGGACCAGCGGCATAGGGCTGGCCATAGCCCAGGCCTTTGCCCTACACCATTCCCAGGTTATTATATGCGGAACCAGCCAGCCTAAAGCAGGCCGGGCCTTAAAAAAAGTCCCCCAGGCTAAATTCTATGCCTGTGATACGGGCATACACCAGCAGGTAAAGGATACCTGTATGCAGGTAATGGATAAATGGGGCAAGGTAGACATACTGGTAATAAATGCAGCCACAGAATTCAACGAAGAAATAAAGGAAATAAAAATTGAAAACTGGCACCGGGTAATGGAAGTTAACCTCTCCGGCGCCTTTTATTTTATAAAATACCTGATTGGCCCCATGATGGAACAGAAGAAGGGAAATATAATTGTAATTTCTTCGGTAGCTTCCATTACAGGCTCAGGAGGAGGCATGCACTACTCAGCCTCAAAAGCAGGGCTAAAAGGCATTGTAAACCGCATAAACTACGAACTGCTGCCCCAGGGTATTAGGGCAAACCTTATCAGCCCCGGTGTAATTGATACCCCTATGCTAAGGAAAAAATACCCGGATGAGCCCCAAACCAATGTCCGGCTCAGCTCCCAGGTACCCTTGGGCCGAATAGGTAAACCAAAAGATATAGCTAACCTGGCCCTGTTTCTAGCTTCTGATATGTCTGCCTATATCTGCGGCGCAGATATAATAGTGGATGGGGGCAGGACCCTTTACAGAAGGCCTCCCGGCTCCTATATAGGAAGCCGGGACACCCA is a genomic window of Actinomycetota bacterium containing:
- a CDS encoding SDR family NAD(P)-dependent oxidoreductase, translated to MVGNDKRIKLDELSLEGKVSLITGGTSGIGLAIAQAFALHHSQVIICGTSQPKAGRALKKVPQAKFYACDTGIHQQVKDTCMQVMDKWGKVDILVINAATEFNEEIKEIKIENWHRVMEVNLSGAFYFIKYLIGPMMEQKKGNIIVISSVASITGSGGGMHYSASKAGLKGIVNRINYELLPQGIRANLISPGVIDTPMLRKKYPDEPQTNVRLSSQVPLGRIGKPKDIANLALFLASDMSAYICGADIIVDGGRTLYRRPPGSYIGSRDTQ